The Roseiconus lacunae nucleotide sequence ATTTCGGCGCAACGATCAATCCCGAAATCAATCACTTTGCTAAAGAGTTTGGCTTGATCCTGTTTGTCTTTACGATCGGAATCCAGCTCGGCCCCGGGATCATCCAGCTTTGGAAACAGCAAGGGTTGTTACTCAACGGACTCGCGCTGCTGATCGTGCTGCAAGGGTTTGCGCTCGTAGCGTTGTTTGGATACCTGCTCGGATTCCCGGCCACCGCCGTGGCGGGTCTGTTCAGCGGATCGACGACCAACACACCTTCCCTCGGTGCGGCGGAGCAAGCGGCAACGATGCTAAGCGAATCCGATAGCACGATGGACATCTCGTCATTGGCATCGGCATACGCGGTCGCCTACCCCGGCGGGATCCTTGGCATCATTGCATCGATGTTGCTGCTCAAGAAGTTTTTTAAAGTCGACTTAGATAGCGAAGTCGAACGATATGAATCGAAAAACAGCAACGGACATGAAGCCATCGAACGACGAAGCGTCATTGTCGAAAACGCGAGGCTAGATCTTGTTCCATTTGGTGAAATCCCCGGCATCGACGAAACCGGCGTCCGAATCTCACGGATTCGCCGCGCCGGTGACGACACCGTCGAAGCGGCGACCGAACAGACGCTCTTGGGCGAAGGCGATGTCGTTCAAGTGGTGGGCCCGAAAAGTGGCTTGGCAAGATTTGTACCTTTGATCGGCCGCCCCAGTGACGAAGACTTGATGCAACAATCGGGCAATGTGACTTCGCGACGAATTTATGTGACCGCGGGGCCGGTACTCAACAAAACACTCGCGACGCTCTCGCTCGACCGGTTCTACAACGTCACGATCACCCGGATCACGCGTAGTGGGGTGGAAATGGTCCCGCGAGGGACAAGCCGATTGTTCTACGGCGACATCGTGCAAGTCGTCGGGGATAACGAAAGCCTTGATCGAGTCACCGAACACCTGGGAAATTCGACTAAGTCGATGAAGGAGACGCAGTTCTCCCCCTTGTTTGTCGGCATTGCGATCGGCGTGCTCGCGGGCATGATCCCGCTATCGATCCCGGGAGTCCCGTTTCCCGTGCGGCTGGGACTTGCCGGTGGTCCGCTGATTGCCGCGATCGTGTTCAGCTTGGTTCGTAGTATCGGTACATTTGTTTGGTACATCCCCTCGTCGGCGAACCTGGCGCTTCGGGAATTGGGAATCATCCTGTTCCTTGCCTGTGCGGGACTTGGTGCGGGCGAGACCTTTGTCGAATCCGCGATGAGTTTCAACGGATTGCAGTGGATCGTCGCCGGATTGTTCATCACGATGATCCCGCTGCTGATCGCCGGGGTGCTCGCCCGCGTGGTCTGGAAACAGAACTACCTGACGATCTGTGGCGTGATTGCCGGAAGCATGACCGACCCGCCGGCGCTGGCCTTTGCCGGTTCGATGCGTGACTGCAACGCCAGCGCGACCGCCTACGCGGCGGTTTATCCGTTGACGATGATTTTGCGGATCATCGTCGCCCAGTCGCTCGTGTTTATCTTTGCCTAAAGACTGCTTGGCGACTGCGTCAGGAACTACCCGAGTGCACTAGGGCCTACCCGAGTGCGTTCGGACTCACTCTAACGGTGGAGCCCGGCCTGCCCATTACCCGAGACGCCTGATTTCGATAGACTTCCGGACAGTCATGTCACTGGTAATTCCCCTTTGGTCAGGTCACAACGATGCCACTTTGGCAAATCGACATTTTTCCCGCAGCAAACGAGATGGATCGCGAAGGCGCTCGGACGAGCGAAGAAGTCGGCGAACTCGGTCTGGGCGATCAAATCTCTGTTGTCTTCGCACGCGGCTTTTTGGTTCAAGGGGATCTCGATGCCGATCAGGCTCAGCGGCTCGCGTCGGGACTGCTTAGTGACAGCGTGACCGAACGGACAGTCGTTGCCCAAGTCGGCGAAGAATCGCTGCGGCAGCCACCGGCCGGTGCGGAAAACTATCGCCTTGTCAATGTGATGCCGAAAGCCGGCGTGATGGACCCGGTCGCCAGCAGCACGATTAACGCGGCCCGTGACATCGGCTACGAAGTCGAGTCGGTGCGGACGATGCGTAAGTACTGGATCGACGCGAGCGATGACGCCACCTTTGATTCCATCTGTCGCCGCGCACTTTCCAACGATTCGATCGAACAAGTCGTCGTCGGCCCGCTG carries:
- a CDS encoding putative transporter, whose amino-acid sequence is MSTITTAILVISAVAVSGLAFGSLRIRGIGLGPAGVLFSGLVFAHFGATINPEINHFAKEFGLILFVFTIGIQLGPGIIQLWKQQGLLLNGLALLIVLQGFALVALFGYLLGFPATAVAGLFSGSTTNTPSLGAAEQAATMLSESDSTMDISSLASAYAVAYPGGILGIIASMLLLKKFFKVDLDSEVERYESKNSNGHEAIERRSVIVENARLDLVPFGEIPGIDETGVRISRIRRAGDDTVEAATEQTLLGEGDVVQVVGPKSGLARFVPLIGRPSDEDLMQQSGNVTSRRIYVTAGPVLNKTLATLSLDRFYNVTITRITRSGVEMVPRGTSRLFYGDIVQVVGDNESLDRVTEHLGNSTKSMKETQFSPLFVGIAIGVLAGMIPLSIPGVPFPVRLGLAGGPLIAAIVFSLVRSIGTFVWYIPSSANLALRELGIILFLACAGLGAGETFVESAMSFNGLQWIVAGLFITMIPLLIAGVLARVVWKQNYLTICGVIAGSMTDPPALAFAGSMRDCNASATAYAAVYPLTMILRIIVAQSLVFIFA